A region from the Solibacillus sp. FSL H8-0523 genome encodes:
- a CDS encoding YfbR-like 5'-deoxynucleotidase: MIFIGIHTFFTSLNDLERIIRCPGRFKFEEHNVAAHSWKVSQYAMFFGTLEERAGNEINWKSLYEKTINHDFAEVFIGDIKTPVKHASVELKQMLAHVEEKMMEKFIIEEIPEDLQGIFFERMKEGKDGTIEGRLLEFADKLDQFYESFAELKRGNTDTEFVYMYQTALSKLLLIDLPTSVHYFRNEILTDAVAEKTVIDIAELTENILQQHTD, from the coding sequence GTGATTTTTATCGGAATCCATACATTTTTCACGAGTCTTAATGATCTTGAGCGCATCATCCGTTGCCCAGGCCGCTTTAAATTTGAGGAGCACAACGTAGCAGCCCATTCATGGAAGGTTTCCCAATACGCGATGTTTTTTGGGACACTCGAAGAACGCGCTGGTAATGAAATTAACTGGAAATCATTATACGAAAAAACAATTAACCACGATTTTGCGGAAGTGTTTATTGGCGACATTAAAACCCCCGTCAAACATGCGAGTGTGGAGTTAAAGCAAATGCTGGCACATGTAGAAGAAAAAATGATGGAAAAATTCATCATTGAAGAAATTCCTGAAGACTTACAAGGCATCTTCTTTGAGCGTATGAAGGAAGGAAAAGACGGCACCATTGAAGGCCGACTACTTGAATTCGCTGACAAGCTCGATCAGTTTTACGAATCCTTTGCCGAGTTAAAGCGCGGCAATACCGATACCGAATTTGTTTATATGTACCAAACTGCCCTCTCCAAGCTATTATTAATTGATTTACCAACAAGCGTACACTACTTCCGCAACGAAATTTTAACGGATGCTGTCGCTGAAAAAACGGTCATCGATATTGCAGAGCTCACAGAAAATATCCTCCAACAACATACAGACTAA
- a CDS encoding putative motility protein, which translates to MEINTQMSQQLASLQQTLQMTMLDRTMNADAAGVTKLMEQLPQQAAPAAHPYKGQVIDIQA; encoded by the coding sequence TTGGAAATCAATACACAAATGTCTCAACAGCTTGCATCTCTTCAACAAACGCTTCAAATGACGATGCTAGATCGTACAATGAACGCCGATGCAGCAGGTGTTACAAAGCTAATGGAACAATTACCTCAGCAAGCCGCACCAGCAGCCCACCCTTATAAAGGTCAGGTAATCGACATTCAAGCTTAA
- a CDS encoding LysM peptidoglycan-binding domain-containing protein, with protein sequence MKNSKIIALALAGVLTTGALIAKEASAQPYEIQPGDTLYTISQQFETTVESLQEMNQLTSDLIYADEALEISSNGNIYMIEPGDTLYRIALENDVSVEQLQAWNGLHSDLIYAGETLSISGPSKDVTESKAKKARVASANKTRVASTTAPAASSTRVATQVASEPTSNVARTMTVEATAYTAYCEGCSGTTANGTDLRANPNLKVIAVDPRVIPLGTKVWVEGYGEAVAADTGGAIKGNKIDVFIPNKAGAYEWGRKSVTIKILD encoded by the coding sequence TTGAAGAATAGTAAAATTATCGCGTTAGCATTGGCCGGTGTTTTAACTACGGGGGCACTTATCGCGAAAGAAGCGTCGGCGCAACCCTATGAGATTCAACCGGGCGACACGCTTTATACGATTAGTCAGCAATTTGAGACCACGGTGGAATCTTTACAAGAAATGAATCAATTAACGAGTGATTTAATTTATGCAGACGAAGCCTTAGAAATCAGTTCGAATGGCAACATATATATGATTGAACCTGGGGATACATTATATAGAATTGCACTGGAAAATGACGTTTCAGTAGAACAGCTGCAGGCTTGGAATGGTTTACATTCCGATTTAATTTATGCAGGTGAAACCTTATCCATTTCAGGACCATCCAAGGATGTAACGGAATCAAAAGCGAAAAAAGCGCGTGTGGCTTCTGCCAATAAAACTAGGGTAGCATCTACTACGGCACCTGCAGCATCATCAACGCGTGTTGCCACCCAAGTTGCGTCAGAACCAACATCAAATGTAGCGCGTACAATGACCGTGGAAGCAACCGCTTATACTGCCTATTGTGAGGGATGCTCGGGGACAACAGCGAACGGCACAGATTTACGTGCAAACCCAAATTTAAAGGTAATTGCGGTTGATCCACGTGTCATTCCACTTGGTACAAAAGTATGGGTGGAAGGCTATGGTGAAGCGGTTGCAGCCGATACTGGTGGCGCAATTAAAGGCAATAAAATTGATGTCTTTATTCCAAACAAAGCCGGTGCTTATGAATGGGGTCGCAAAAGTGTAACAATTAAAATTTTAGACTAA
- a CDS encoding superoxide dismutase family protein codes for MRKFVMMSMVLLLSGCNFMQGDKLAVNAPETLTAKAVIYNTENELVGEIAFKETGKGVELTAILNSLPPGGHGIHLHETGKCDAPTFESAGPHFNPTNKKHGVENPLGPHVGDLPNIVADEAGEVQLNLITADFTLKKGEATSIFDKDGTAVVIHEKEDDYKTDPAGNSGARIACGVIE; via the coding sequence ATGCGTAAATTCGTGATGATGAGTATGGTGTTATTACTGTCAGGCTGTAATTTTATGCAAGGAGATAAGCTTGCGGTAAATGCCCCGGAGACGTTAACAGCAAAAGCGGTAATTTATAATACCGAAAATGAGCTTGTTGGTGAAATTGCGTTTAAAGAAACAGGAAAGGGTGTAGAACTAACCGCAATTTTAAATAGCCTACCCCCAGGTGGACATGGGATTCACTTACATGAAACGGGTAAGTGCGATGCGCCTACTTTTGAATCTGCCGGGCCTCATTTTAATCCGACAAACAAAAAGCATGGAGTAGAAAATCCACTCGGCCCACATGTGGGAGACTTACCGAATATCGTTGCTGACGAGGCGGGGGAAGTTCAGTTAAATTTGATTACCGCTGATTTTACGTTGAAAAAAGGCGAAGCTACATCCATTTTCGATAAAGATGGTACAGCGGTTGTGATTCATGAAAAGGAAGATGATTATAAAACTGATCCCGCCGGCAATTCGGGTGCACGTATTGCTTGTGGGGTAATTGAGTAA
- a CDS encoding TAXI family TRAP transporter solute-binding subunit: MFKSKNKLLLFVVSAFILVLAACGGDDEVEFVSILTGGTQGTYYPLGGTFADLITTDTGVKATAEVSQASAANMTALDAGDGEVAFVQTDIAYYATQGTLMFEGQKLDSIVALGALYPETIQLVVLKDSGIKTYEDLKGKKVSVGAPGSGTFANAEQLLEIHGLTMDDIKAQNLDFGESTDGLQTGQIDAAFITAGYPTGAVEALNATNGVYIIPVEAAKADELIAKYPYYAVDKIPSGTYGLESDIPAVSVGAMLAVKKDLSEDLVYEMTKAIYDNTDKISHAKGAFIKAETGLDGIGIDVHPGAQKYFDEVNK; encoded by the coding sequence ATGTTTAAATCTAAAAATAAGCTACTTCTATTTGTAGTAAGTGCATTCATTTTAGTATTAGCAGCCTGTGGTGGAGACGATGAGGTTGAGTTCGTTAGTATTTTAACAGGTGGTACACAGGGGACTTACTATCCATTAGGTGGTACGTTTGCTGACTTAATTACAACAGACACAGGGGTAAAGGCAACAGCCGAAGTTTCACAAGCGTCTGCTGCCAACATGACAGCGCTTGATGCAGGTGATGGTGAAGTGGCATTCGTGCAAACGGATATCGCTTACTATGCAACACAAGGAACATTAATGTTTGAAGGCCAAAAATTGGATTCAATCGTAGCATTAGGTGCACTATACCCAGAAACAATTCAATTAGTAGTTTTAAAGGATTCAGGTATTAAAACGTATGAAGATTTAAAAGGTAAAAAAGTATCTGTAGGTGCGCCAGGTTCTGGTACATTCGCGAATGCAGAGCAATTATTAGAAATTCACGGGTTAACAATGGACGATATTAAAGCACAAAACTTAGACTTCGGTGAATCAACAGATGGACTTCAAACAGGTCAAATTGATGCAGCGTTCATTACAGCAGGTTACCCAACAGGTGCTGTAGAAGCGTTAAATGCAACAAATGGCGTGTATATCATTCCAGTTGAAGCAGCAAAAGCAGATGAGTTAATCGCAAAGTATCCATACTACGCAGTGGACAAAATTCCATCAGGTACGTACGGATTAGAGTCTGATATTCCAGCTGTATCTGTAGGGGCGATGTTAGCGGTTAAGAAGGACTTATCAGAAGACTTAGTCTACGAGATGACAAAAGCGATCTACGACAACACGGATAAAATCAGCCATGCAAAAGGTGCATTCATTAAAGCTGAGACGGGCTTAGATGGAATCGGTATTGATGTTCACCCAGGTGCACAAAAATACTTTGATGAAGTGAACAAGTAG
- a CDS encoding DUF1850 domain-containing protein, which yields MKKWLVVMVVSSCLIGYFVPYERSITFKETRVENPVLVYQPLQSGTDFDIVFTHSIHLTDVTESYRVLPTSELQLLAMQYTDVAIGMPSAAEQDQTLTYENGVYTLQYHDARLKDFTLHIGDVDYKLDLHYGGEIFALKQKLTRGKSYVLQIQKLSLYQKMKGVALGE from the coding sequence ATGAAAAAATGGCTTGTAGTAATGGTAGTAAGTTCTTGTTTAATCGGCTATTTTGTCCCATATGAGCGCAGTATCACGTTTAAAGAAACACGTGTTGAAAATCCGGTGCTCGTTTATCAACCGTTACAATCTGGGACTGATTTTGACATTGTGTTTACGCATTCGATTCATTTGACGGATGTCACGGAAAGCTACCGCGTGTTACCGACAAGTGAGCTTCAGCTGTTAGCCATGCAATACACGGACGTCGCTATTGGGATGCCGAGTGCTGCTGAACAAGACCAGACGTTAACGTATGAAAATGGTGTGTATACACTGCAATACCATGATGCGAGATTAAAAGATTTTACGCTACATATTGGAGATGTTGATTACAAATTAGATTTGCATTATGGTGGTGAAATTTTTGCGCTTAAGCAAAAGTTAACACGCGGCAAATCATATGTTTTACAAATACAAAAATTGTCCCTGTATCAAAAGATGAAAGGAGTGGCGTTAGGTGAGTAA
- a CDS encoding TRAP transporter permease: MSKEVVNKDELHESLSLEKQQELLEKFDLESNQRNPQNFMKHAIYVGLLAFTLYQLYTAVFGQFPAQIQRTVHLGFALVFIFLLFPATRKLSKTRIPFYDYILALIAVFVGSYWVLNYERLVQSLGKLETLDFYVGLLAIVLVLEAARRAVGLPIAIIAAVFLLYAFFGPYMPAFMSHRGQSLESIVNLMYFSTDGILGTPLAVSATFIFVFLLFGAFLVKTGVGQYFNDLAISVAGKLTGGPAKVAIFSSALQGTISGSSVANVVTSGSYTIPMMKRLGYNKNFAGAVEASASTGGQLMPPIMGAAAFLMVEFIGRGITYWDIAKAAAIPALLYFTGIWIMTHFEAKRLGLRGLTDEEMPDRSHVFKKIYLLIPIVLIIVLMVSGVPVIHAALYGIISCVIVGIINPDVRFGVKEFIDALVEGARSALAVAAATACAGIIVGVVVKTGLGLSLANSLVKLAGGSILLTLFFVMIASLILGMGAPTTANYVITSTIAAPAIIALLAPDVAASAAPLIVVLSAHFFVFYFGIIADITPPVALAAFAASGISGGDPIRTGVNSAKLAIAAFIIPYMIVFSPALLMIDVTVGQIAWVVFTALMGMIAIGAGVIGYWYRKINAIERLVLIAAGLAMIYPESVSDTIGLIVFGVMFVIQWMTRNREDGPKVATS, from the coding sequence GTGAGTAAAGAAGTGGTGAACAAAGATGAGCTTCATGAAAGTTTGTCGTTAGAAAAGCAGCAGGAGTTGCTGGAAAAATTTGATTTAGAATCAAATCAGCGCAATCCGCAAAACTTTATGAAGCATGCGATTTATGTTGGGTTATTGGCCTTTACACTATACCAATTATACACAGCTGTTTTTGGACAGTTCCCAGCGCAAATTCAGCGTACGGTCCATCTAGGTTTTGCTTTAGTATTTATCTTTTTATTATTCCCGGCAACACGTAAATTATCAAAAACGCGTATCCCGTTTTACGACTATATTTTGGCGCTCATTGCGGTCTTTGTAGGTAGCTACTGGGTGTTAAACTATGAGCGTCTTGTGCAAAGTTTAGGGAAGTTAGAAACGTTAGATTTTTACGTCGGTTTACTGGCAATCGTTTTAGTATTAGAAGCAGCAAGACGCGCGGTTGGTTTGCCGATTGCGATTATTGCGGCAGTATTTTTACTCTACGCATTCTTCGGTCCGTACATGCCGGCGTTTATGTCGCACCGTGGGCAAAGCTTAGAAAGTATCGTCAATTTAATGTACTTCTCAACAGATGGGATTTTAGGGACGCCACTAGCAGTATCGGCTACGTTTATCTTTGTGTTCTTACTATTTGGTGCGTTTTTAGTAAAAACCGGAGTAGGGCAATACTTTAATGATTTAGCCATTTCGGTTGCCGGTAAATTAACGGGTGGCCCGGCAAAGGTAGCGATTTTCTCGTCTGCCCTTCAAGGGACGATTTCAGGAAGTTCCGTAGCAAACGTTGTAACATCGGGTTCTTACACGATTCCAATGATGAAACGTCTTGGCTACAATAAAAACTTCGCGGGTGCGGTAGAAGCCTCTGCATCAACCGGCGGACAATTAATGCCACCGATTATGGGTGCTGCGGCGTTCTTAATGGTTGAATTTATTGGGCGTGGGATTACGTATTGGGATATCGCAAAAGCAGCGGCGATTCCAGCGCTACTTTACTTTACGGGTATTTGGATTATGACGCACTTTGAGGCGAAACGATTAGGCTTACGTGGTTTAACAGATGAAGAAATGCCGGATCGTTCTCATGTCTTTAAAAAGATTTATTTACTCATTCCAATCGTGCTCATTATTGTCTTAATGGTTTCGGGTGTACCGGTGATTCATGCTGCTTTATACGGCATTATTTCATGTGTCATTGTTGGAATTATTAATCCAGATGTGAGATTCGGTGTGAAAGAATTTATCGATGCATTAGTAGAAGGTGCGCGCTCTGCATTAGCAGTCGCTGCGGCAACTGCCTGTGCGGGGATTATTGTTGGGGTCGTTGTGAAAACAGGCTTAGGTTTATCTTTAGCAAACAGCTTAGTAAAACTTGCGGGTGGTAGCATTTTATTAACGCTATTCTTCGTAATGATTGCATCGCTTATTTTAGGGATGGGCGCACCAACAACAGCAAACTATGTAATTACATCAACAATTGCAGCACCAGCGATTATTGCACTACTAGCGCCAGATGTGGCAGCGAGTGCAGCGCCACTAATTGTTGTATTATCTGCACATTTCTTTGTATTCTACTTCGGTATTATTGCCGATATTACGCCACCGGTTGCGCTCGCCGCCTTTGCAGCATCCGGTATTTCGGGAGGCGACCCGATTCGTACTGGTGTCAACTCGGCGAAATTAGCGATTGCGGCATTTATCATTCCGTACATGATCGTCTTCTCACCGGCGTTACTGATGATTGACGTAACGGTTGGGCAAATTGCATGGGTCGTATTTACAGCACTTATGGGAATGATTGCAATCGGTGCTGGAGTTATTGGGTATTGGTATCGAAAAATCAACGCGATTGAGCGTTTAGTGTTAATTGCGGCGGGTTTAGCGATGATTTACCCAGAATCGGTATCAGATACTATTGGTTTAATCGTCTTTGGTGTCATGTTTGTGATTCAATGGATGACAAGAAATAGAGAGGACGGACCAAAAGTAGCAACTTCATAA
- a CDS encoding amidohydrolase — protein sequence MLAVKSTEQLIFDWFQHFHENPEISWKEVKTTAKLADILSEMGVSFKRFEGVTGLVAEIGKGDEVIAVRADIDALWQEVDGVMQANHSCGHDANMSMVLGALVALKDEVLTKRIRFIFQPAEETGGGALAMIERGVMQDVTHLFGVHLRPQEELPLGKIAPAIYHGAAAFLGGSISGADAHGARPHQGNNAIEVVVAIQQMLKNIHIDPFEVYSAKLTKIVADGGSVNIIPGNASFSIDVRAQKNEILAKLQRHVDKGLKQIADMFETEIAWDWQDVTPGAEVSLEAAHVAERAIVASLGESYLAPAVVTPGSDDFHFYTVKHPQLKAAMIGVGANLGPGLHHPNMTFDPQALLDGAKVVAETLKMIAK from the coding sequence ATGTTAGCGGTAAAATCAACGGAACAACTGATTTTTGATTGGTTCCAGCATTTCCATGAAAATCCGGAAATTAGCTGGAAAGAAGTGAAGACTACGGCAAAATTAGCGGATATTTTAAGTGAAATGGGTGTGTCATTTAAGCGTTTTGAAGGTGTAACCGGCTTAGTTGCGGAAATTGGAAAAGGTGATGAGGTCATCGCCGTTCGAGCGGATATTGATGCCTTATGGCAAGAAGTCGACGGCGTGATGCAGGCGAATCATTCATGTGGCCATGATGCCAATATGTCGATGGTACTTGGCGCGCTAGTTGCATTAAAAGATGAAGTGCTAACAAAACGAATTCGCTTCATTTTCCAGCCGGCGGAAGAAACAGGTGGCGGAGCATTAGCAATGATTGAACGTGGTGTGATGCAGGATGTCACGCATTTATTCGGAGTGCATTTACGTCCACAAGAAGAACTCCCACTTGGAAAAATTGCACCGGCGATTTATCACGGAGCTGCGGCCTTCTTAGGTGGTAGCATTTCTGGTGCTGATGCGCATGGTGCTCGCCCACATCAGGGCAATAATGCGATTGAGGTTGTTGTGGCGATTCAACAAATGCTGAAAAATATTCATATTGATCCATTTGAAGTGTATTCAGCGAAGTTAACGAAAATTGTTGCAGATGGGGGTAGTGTGAATATTATCCCTGGGAATGCGAGCTTTTCGATCGATGTGCGTGCACAGAAAAATGAAATCTTAGCGAAGTTGCAACGTCACGTCGATAAGGGCTTAAAGCAAATTGCGGACATGTTTGAGACGGAGATTGCGTGGGATTGGCAAGATGTCACACCAGGTGCGGAAGTGTCACTTGAAGCAGCACATGTTGCAGAGCGTGCGATTGTGGCGTCATTAGGGGAAAGCTATTTAGCCCCAGCTGTTGTCACACCAGGAAGTGACGATTTCCATTTCTATACGGTAAAACATCCACAGTTAAAAGCAGCGATGATTGGTGTGGGGGCAAACCTAGGACCAGGCTTACATCATCCAAACATGACGTTTGATCCACAGGCACTGTTAGACGGGGCAAAAGTGGTAGCAGAAACGTTAAAAATGATAGCTAAATAA
- a CDS encoding Fe-S oxidoreductase translates to MPALSYDQVRQLNSYSIFTEEPQRPLFTLANLHKDFYLTDFRNLMMGITNAATEAAAISHFGRRYGMFVAMQFYMLTTYDEIWDGRPEDLRFAIVPEFGMHTLGMYINANDFRYVEDDERERVMTDILYKTSVIIGQLRKTTSISPLVLWENIFGYMLWHFHTLLANPALADRAFEDLDMLEDKNVWRHFSDKSLFLNYTGGKSPSALINQPVRKSCCFSKDIPGLIACGFCPIK, encoded by the coding sequence GTGCCAGCACTTTCCTATGATCAAGTACGACAGCTAAATTCATATAGCATTTTTACAGAAGAACCACAGCGCCCATTATTTACACTCGCGAATTTGCACAAAGATTTTTATTTAACGGATTTCCGTAATTTAATGATGGGCATAACAAACGCCGCAACAGAAGCCGCTGCAATTTCTCATTTTGGCCGCCGCTACGGAATGTTTGTGGCGATGCAGTTTTATATGCTGACAACTTATGATGAGATTTGGGATGGACGTCCTGAGGATTTACGCTTTGCGATTGTTCCTGAATTCGGTATGCATACACTTGGCATGTACATTAATGCGAACGATTTTCGCTATGTAGAAGATGACGAGCGTGAGCGTGTGATGACAGATATTTTATATAAAACGTCAGTTATTATTGGGCAACTCCGCAAAACAACGTCGATTTCACCGTTAGTATTGTGGGAAAACATTTTTGGTTATATGCTATGGCATTTCCATACCCTTCTTGCCAACCCAGCCTTAGCAGACCGCGCATTTGAGGATTTAGATATGCTAGAGGATAAAAATGTGTGGCGTCATTTCTCGGATAAATCATTATTCCTCAATTACACAGGTGGCAAAAGCCCGTCTGCACTCATTAATCAGCCCGTTCGTAAAAGCTGCTGCTTTTCAAAGGACATCCCTGGTTTAATCGCTTGCGGGTTCTGTCCGATTAAATAA
- a CDS encoding DUF4395 domain-containing protein: MTKPISIPRPLVRVNQWTIFLSVVFTWLTGQYWLLAIPLVANLLGVLTGFNPIMRVAKLFLTKDLKSYIPEEIGQQKFNATIACICLAGGLAGFVLNLSIIAYSFTIMVALASFIAILGFCIGCFLHFQLKQFQYRRSLKNS, from the coding sequence ATGACGAAACCGATTTCGATTCCAAGACCGTTAGTGCGTGTGAATCAGTGGACAATTTTTTTGTCGGTTGTCTTCACATGGCTGACAGGGCAGTATTGGTTGTTAGCCATTCCGCTCGTTGCCAATTTACTTGGTGTTTTGACAGGCTTTAATCCGATTATGCGTGTTGCAAAGCTTTTTTTAACGAAGGATTTAAAATCGTATATTCCTGAGGAGATAGGACAACAGAAATTTAATGCGACGATTGCGTGTATTTGCTTAGCTGGAGGGTTAGCCGGATTTGTACTTAATCTTTCAATAATAGCCTATAGCTTTACCATCATGGTAGCACTCGCATCGTTCATTGCGATCTTAGGTTTTTGTATTGGGTGCTTTTTACATTTTCAACTAAAGCAATTCCAATATCGCCGCTCATTAAAAAATTCTTAA
- a CDS encoding multidrug resistance efflux transporter family protein: MREILIGVLAALFFAVTFVLNHSMELDGGSWLWSASLRYFFMLPFLIVIVAIRGKRGFRVLASEIKQHPGGWLIWSFVGFVLFYAPLTFAAAFGPGWLVSGTWQFTIIAGVLLAPLFVTVLAGKTTRAKIPLVSLGISGIILIGILLIQIPQAQSVDAKSLLLGILPVVVAAFAYPLGNRKMMALCGGRVDPFQRVLGMTIASLPAWIVLAVYALFTVGAPSSSQVFQSLLVAVSSGVIATILFFIATDRVRNDQGKLAAVEATQSTEVLFAMMGEMILLSVPLPQPVALAGLAVIIIGMLLHSYHTMLTSKKALTILKRG, from the coding sequence ATGAGGGAAATTTTGATTGGGGTTTTAGCAGCACTATTTTTTGCCGTCACCTTTGTGTTAAACCACTCCATGGAGCTGGATGGTGGAAGCTGGTTATGGAGCGCTTCACTGCGTTATTTCTTTATGCTACCGTTTTTAATTGTCATTGTTGCCATTCGTGGAAAACGCGGCTTTCGCGTGCTCGCTAGTGAAATAAAACAACATCCTGGTGGCTGGCTCATTTGGAGCTTTGTCGGCTTTGTGTTATTTTATGCACCGCTTACGTTTGCAGCCGCCTTTGGACCAGGCTGGCTTGTATCAGGAACGTGGCAATTTACGATTATTGCAGGTGTTTTACTTGCGCCACTTTTTGTTACGGTTCTTGCCGGAAAAACAACGCGCGCCAAAATTCCACTTGTGTCACTTGGTATTTCTGGCATTATTTTAATTGGGATTTTACTCATTCAAATTCCCCAAGCCCAGAGCGTTGATGCCAAAAGCTTACTACTTGGCATTTTACCGGTTGTTGTCGCAGCCTTTGCCTATCCGTTAGGCAACCGCAAAATGATGGCCCTATGTGGTGGACGTGTTGATCCATTTCAACGTGTACTCGGCATGACCATTGCGTCCCTACCGGCTTGGATTGTGTTAGCGGTATATGCGCTCTTTACTGTCGGAGCCCCCTCTTCTAGCCAAGTATTTCAGTCGTTACTTGTTGCGGTTTCTTCTGGGGTCATTGCAACCATTCTATTTTTCATCGCAACAGACCGTGTACGCAACGATCAAGGTAAACTCGCAGCCGTCGAAGCAACACAGTCAACAGAAGTGCTATTTGCGATGATGGGTGAAATGATTTTACTCAGTGTGCCGCTCCCACAACCGGTTGCCCTTGCCGGATTAGCGGTCATTATTATCGGCATGCTACTTCATAGCTATCATACGATGCTGACAAGTAAAAAAGCGCTGACTATACTAAAAAGAGGATAG
- the pepT gene encoding peptidase T, whose protein sequence is MKETVIERLVRYVKIDTQSDFNSETTPSTMKQFDLLNLLKDELAEIGLTDITLDDNGYLFATLESNTDKDVPTLGFLAHVDTTTDYTGTNVQPQRIDNYDGEAITLKNGLVMSPDYFPNLKNYVGQTLITTDGNTLLGADDKAGIAEIMTAMEFLVNNPEIKHGKIRVAFTPDEEIGRGPHKFDVEKFGADYAYTMDGGPLGELQFESFNAAGVKVTTRGTNIHPGSAKDKMVNSITKAIEFQNAMPADAVPEKTDGYEGFIHLMHFDGSIEESTMSYIIRDHDRAKFEEKKAFMAQVGKDMQAKYGEDAITVEIDDQYYNMGEKIVPVMEIVEIVKEAFTKFDITPIVEPIRGGTDGSQLSYMGLPTPNIFAGGENMHGKYEFVSGETMEKATEVIIEIVQLFEKRN, encoded by the coding sequence ATGAAAGAAACCGTTATCGAGCGCTTAGTACGCTACGTAAAAATCGACACACAATCAGATTTCAATTCAGAAACAACGCCATCAACAATGAAACAATTTGACCTTTTAAACCTATTAAAAGACGAATTAGCTGAAATCGGCTTAACTGACATCACATTAGATGACAACGGCTACCTGTTCGCCACACTAGAATCAAACACAGACAAAGACGTGCCAACACTTGGCTTTTTAGCACACGTTGATACAACAACTGATTACACAGGTACAAACGTACAGCCACAACGCATCGACAACTATGACGGTGAGGCCATTACACTTAAAAACGGTTTAGTTATGTCACCTGACTATTTCCCGAACTTAAAAAATTATGTTGGCCAAACATTAATTACAACTGACGGCAACACATTACTAGGCGCAGACGACAAAGCCGGTATCGCAGAAATTATGACGGCAATGGAATTTTTAGTGAACAACCCAGAAATTAAACACGGCAAAATCCGCGTGGCATTCACACCAGATGAGGAAATCGGTCGTGGCCCGCACAAATTCGATGTAGAAAAATTCGGTGCGGATTACGCCTACACAATGGATGGGGGCCCACTTGGTGAGTTACAATTCGAAAGCTTCAATGCGGCTGGCGTAAAAGTAACAACACGTGGTACAAACATTCACCCAGGCTCTGCGAAAGACAAAATGGTGAATTCAATCACAAAAGCAATCGAATTCCAAAATGCGATGCCAGCTGACGCGGTTCCTGAAAAAACAGACGGCTACGAAGGCTTCATTCACTTAATGCACTTTGATGGTAGCATCGAGGAGTCAACAATGTCTTACATTATCCGTGACCATGACCGTGCAAAATTCGAAGAGAAAAAAGCATTCATGGCGCAAGTGGGGAAAGACATGCAAGCTAAATACGGTGAAGACGCGATTACCGTAGAAATCGACGATCAATATTACAACATGGGCGAAAAAATTGTACCGGTTATGGAAATTGTCGAGATCGTAAAAGAAGCATTTACGAAATTTGATATCACACCAATCGTTGAACCAATTCGCGGTGGTACAGACGGCTCTCAGCTTTCATACATGGGCTTACCTACACCAAACATCTTCGCTGGTGGCGAAAACATGCACGGGAAATACGAATTCGTATCAGGCGAAACGATGGAAAAAGCAACAGAAGTGATTATTGAAATCGTACAGTTGTTTGAGAAGCGTAACTAA